The genome window TCGGAAGATGCGCCGCACGATTCACGGCGGGTTTGCAAATTACACGCACTATCAAGCACTCGACTACATAGATTATTTGTCCCCAGAAGTCCGAGAGAGGTTCGATCGGTGGAATAAACGCAGTAATCAAATGCAGATATGGTGTGAAGATGCACTCCGCGCTGCCATAGAAAAGGATGCCGCTGCCTATCACGCTGCACTCGAAAATCTACATCCGAGCAGAGGTGAAAAGGGGAAGATGCTGTCAACCGTCTTTTTGTGCAAAGCCGCCTGTTTCGTGGCACTCGAACACGGTTACGAACTCCCAGAAATCCCGGACGAGCTTCGGAATCGGGGCAAGGGTTTCCACGCGATTACTCTCAATTGGGGACCGCCCTTCGCTGAACGCTTCACGAAAGAGGAAGCAGGGACGGTATGGGACAGGTTTAAGCCGCTTGACGGACTCCTCAAAACCGATGAGGAGCTGTATCTACCCGGTTTTCAATCCGGTCCGATGCATTACTATTTCAATGAAATGCCCGCCAATTTCGGTGTCGCAGACTTCATTAAAACGTGGGAGTTATAGCGGTAAACCGAGCATTCCACTGAGATAGAAATAGGCTTCTTCGGTATAGCGTGGTAGATTCTCGGGATCTTCCACTTCCAACTCCAACGTCAGATCGCCTTGGTAGCCGACCTCTTGGAGCGTTTCGATAATCTGTTTGAGGTTGAGTTCACCGCGCCCAATACCAACAGATACCGTACCGAGATGGTCCTTGAGGTGTACCGCATAGATACGGGAACCGAATTGACGAATTGCCGCAAGTGTATCGACACCCGACGCGTGGAAATGTCCTGTATCTATACAGACGCCCACCCGTTCGTCGGGAATAGCGTCTAAAATCGTCTGGAAATCCTCGGGTTGTTCAAGCACGTTCCCGTGGTGGGGTTCAAGCGTCAACTTGATTTGACTCTCTGCGGGCATCCGCTGCAAGACCTCTCGGACACAGGTGGTGACCCTGTCCAAGGCACCGGGTTCTGTCCTCGGTTGTGCCCCGCTTGTCGTCAGGTGTGTCGCACCGAGTCCTTCGGCGACTTCAATACATCTCGCGATTGCGCCTGCGCGTACGTCAACATCGGCAGTGTCTTGGCCACCCCATCCGGGCGGATAGAGTCCTGCACACTTCATGCCGGATG of Candidatus Poribacteria bacterium contains these proteins:
- a CDS encoding sugar phosphate isomerase/epimerase, with the translated sequence MDIICASICYRGYAEDEVAATLEYAPQIGYRLMEIHGPLIWSVDAAHALDISAMKAKVDASGMKCAGLYPPGWGGQDTADVDVRAGAIARCIEVAEGLGATHLTTSGAQPRTEPGALDRVTTCVREVLQRMPAESQIKLTLEPHHGNVLEQPEDFQTILDAIPDERVGVCIDTGHFHASGVDTLAAIRQFGSRIYAVHLKDHLGTVSVGIGRGELNLKQIIETLQEVGYQGDLTLELEVEDPENLPRYTEEAYFYLSGMLGLPL